The following are encoded in a window of Castanea sativa cultivar Marrone di Chiusa Pesio chromosome 5, ASM4071231v1 genomic DNA:
- the LOC142636380 gene encoding 30-kDa cleavage and polyadenylation specificity factor 30 — protein MEDPEGVLSFDFEGGLDAGPTAANLAATSGPHIIQSESAAIHAANNNNNNNANNANVIAVGHTAVSGGGGGGGGEAGAGNYRPGGRSFRQTVCRHWLRSLCMKGDACGFLHQYDKSRMPVCRFFRLYGECREQDCVYKHTNEDIKECNMYKLGFCPNGPDCRYRHAKMPGPPPTVEEVLQKIQHLNSYNYNPSNKFFQQRNAGFSQQAEKTQFPQGPNTANQGVVGKSSTIESANVQQQQQQQQQQQSQQQVSQNQIQIVPNGLPNQTNRAATPLPQGISRYFIVKSCNRENLELSVQQGVWATQRSNEAKLNEAFDSTENVILIFSVNRTRHFQGCAKMTSRIGGSVGGGNWKYAHGTAHYGRNFSVKWLKLCELSFHKTRHLRNPYNENLPVKISRDCQELEPSVGEQLASLLYLEPDSELMAISIAAESKREEEKAKGVNPDNGGENPDIVPFEDNEEEEEEESEEEEESFGQVPGAAAQGRGRGRGIMWPPHMPLARGARPMPGMQGFPPVMIGADGLSYGPVTPDGFPMPDLFGVGPRAFAPYGPRFSGDFAGPTSGMMFRGRPSQPGVFPGGGFGMMMGPGRAPFMGGMGVAGANMARPGRPVGMPQMFPPPPPPSNQNNNRVVKRDQRANDRNDRYSAGSDQGKGQEMPSPGGGPDDDSQYQHGKVHHDDQYGAGNNFRNDESESEDEAPRRSRHGEGKKKRRGSEGDGITVSDH, from the exons atggaGGACCCGGAGGGAGTCCTCAGTTTCGACTTCGAAGGCGGCCTTGATGCCGGCCCCACCGCCGCCAATCTTGCGGCCACCTCCGGGCCCCACATAATCCAGTCCGAATCAGCCGCAATCCACGCcgccaacaacaacaacaacaacaacgctAACAACGCCAACGTTATCGCCGTGGGCCACACCGCAGTAtcgggaggaggaggaggaggaggaggggaaGCTGGGGCTGGAAATTATAGGCCGGGCGGGCGGAGCTTCCGGCAAACGGTGTGTCGTCACTGGTTGCGGAGCCTGTGTATGAAAGGCGACGCCTGCGGCTTCCTCCACCAATACGACAAGTCGCGGATGCCCGTCTGCCGCTTCTTCCGCCTCTACGGCGAGTGCCGCGAGCAGGACTGTGTTTACAAACATACCAACGAAGATATCAAGGAGTGTAACAT GTACAAGTTGGGTTTTTGTCCAAATGGTCCTGATTGTCGGTATAGGCATGCAAAAATGCCCGGACCTCCACCTACTGTTGAAGAGGTCCTTCAGAAGATTCAGCATTTAAATTCTTACAATTACAACCCTTCGAACAAATTTTTTCAACAACGGAATGCTGGTTTCTCTCAACAAGCCGAAAAAACTCAATTTCCCCAAGGTCCCAACACTGCCAATCAAGGTGTGGTTGGAAAATCTTCAACGATCGAGTCTGCTAATgtccagcagcagcagcagcagcagcagcagcagcagtcCCAACAGCAGGTCAGCCAGAACCAGATACAAATTGTTCCAAATGGATTGCCCAATCAGACAAACAGAGCTGCTACACCTTTGCCTCAAGGAATATCTAG gtattttattgttaaaagtTGCAACCGTGAAAACTTGGAATTATCTGTACAACAAGGTGTATGGGCAACTCAAAGGAGCAATGAAGCTAAACTGAATGAAGCTTTTGACTCCACTGAAAATGTCATTCTGATTTTCTCAGTCAACCGAACTCGACATTTCCAG GGTTGTGCAAAGATGACATCCAGAATTGGTGGGTCTGTTGGTGGGGGCAATTGGAAATATGCACACGGAACTGCCCATTATGGGCGGAATTTCTCTGTCAAATGGTTAAAG TTATGTGAACTATCCTTCCACAAAACTCGCCATCTAAGGAATCCATACAATGAGAACTTACCAGTGAAG ATAAGTAGAGACTGTCAGGAGCTAGAGCCTTCTGTTGGTGAGCAGTTAGCTTCCTTGCTTTATCTTGAGCCAGATAGTGAACTTATg GCGATCTCAATTGCAGCAGAATCAAAACGGGAGGAGGAGAAAGCCAAGGGAGTCAATCCAGACAATGGAGGAGAGAACCCAGATATCGTCCCATTcgaggacaatgaagaagaggaagaagaagaaagtgaagaagaggaggagagCTTTGGTCAGGTTCCTGGGGCAGCAGCTCAGGGCAGAGGAAGGGGCAGGGGAATCATGTGGCCCCCTCACATGCCACTGGCACGTGGAGCCAGACCTATGCCTGGGATGCAGGGTTTCCCCCCTGTTATGATAGGTGCTGATGGGCTATCATATGGACCTGTTACACCTGATGGGTTTCCTATGCCAGATCTTTTTGGTGTGGGCCCCCGTGCTTTTGCACCATATGGTCCTAGATTCTCTGGTGATTTTGCAGGTCCCACATCGGGCATGATGTTTCGTGGGCGACCTTCACAACCTGGGGTATTTCCAGGTGGTGGGTTTGGGATGATGATGGGTCCAGGCCGTGCCCCCTTTATGGGAGGGATGGGGGTTGCAGGTGCAAATATGGCACGACCTGGCCGGCCGGTTGGAATGCCCCAAATGTTTCCACCACCCCCACCACCATCCAATCAAAACAACAACCGGGTTGTGAAGAGAGATCAGAGGGCTAATGATCGAAATGACAGGTATAGTGCAGGATCCGACCAAGGCAAGGGTCAAGAGATGCCAAGTCCGGGTGGTGGACCAGATGATGACTCACAATATCAGCATGGAAAGGTTCACCATGATGATCAATATGGTGCTGGTAATAATTTCCGGAATGATGAAAGTGAAAGTGAGGATGAGGCACCCAGGCGTTCAAGGCATGGTGAAGGGAAGAAGAAGCGACGAGGCTCAGAAGGAGATGGTATCACTGTCTCTGATCACTGA